In a single window of the Helicobacter sp. MIT 99-5507 genome:
- a CDS encoding phosphatidylserine decarboxylase yields MKITKLISLCFGVIANIRFYPPIQRFINKQYIRIFKIDLSEFYPLASYKSLNELFTRGLRQNREFNIDDNIFISPVDGKVMQTGDVSNGRALQIKGFSYSVDRLVGERVSSNLSYANLYLSPSNYHRYHAPCDMYVESITHFKGALLPVHTKSLYKNKNLFVVNERVVLKARDSFGGILYFVAVGALNVGGIYFYIEPRIQYKSNCYKRCFTYKEPLFIKKGEEIGMFKMGSTIVLFASDVEILKSDCDIKFGFDLFKRKDF; encoded by the coding sequence ATGAAGATTACAAAACTAATTTCACTTTGTTTTGGAGTTATTGCCAATATTAGATTCTATCCACCAATACAGAGATTTATAAATAAGCAATATATTAGAATCTTTAAGATTGATTTAAGTGAGTTTTATCCACTTGCTTCATATAAAAGTTTAAATGAGCTATTTACTAGAGGACTTAGACAAAATAGAGAATTTAATATAGATGATAATATTTTTATATCTCCAGTTGATGGCAAAGTAATGCAAACAGGCGATGTCAGCAATGGAAGGGCATTGCAAATAAAAGGATTTAGTTATTCAGTTGATAGATTAGTAGGGGAGAGAGTATCATCAAATCTTAGCTATGCTAATTTGTATTTAAGTCCAAGTAATTATCATAGATATCATGCACCTTGTGATATGTATGTAGAAAGTATAACTCATTTCAAAGGCGCACTTTTACCTGTCCATACAAAATCACTTTATAAAAATAAGAATCTTTTTGTTGTAAATGAAAGAGTGGTTTTAAAAGCAAGAGATTCTTTTGGTGGAATTTTGTATTTTGTTGCTGTTGGTGCATTAAATGTTGGTGGTATTTATTTTTATATTGAACCAAGAATCCAATATAAATCTAATTGCTATAAAAGATGTTTTACATATAAAGAGCCACTTTTTATTAAAAAAGGTGAGGAAATTGGTATGTTTAAAATGGGCTCTACCATCGTACTTTTTGCTAGTGATGTAGAAATATTAAAAAGTGATTGTGATATAAAGTTTGGTTTTGATTTGTTTAAACGCAAAGATTTTTAA
- a CDS encoding arginyltransferase produces the protein MNKFCYKNAVFYYSFGDCAYISGNDTTFNYALIESCSEDFYNALLERGWRRFGEVFFAPFCDYCNKCVSIRQLVDEFVFSKNNKRIMSKNKIIDVVLGIPTYSLEKLELYNKYHTIMNIKKGWEYNNINRDRYLHMFIDGKNSFGKEICYYLDGKLIGVAFVDILKTTSSMSAIYFFYDHSYSHLSLGTFSILKQLEIAKMFNIKYFYPGYWIENHHSLGYKERFRPFEYLINRPNIYEIPIWKLHTKG, from the coding sequence TTGAATAAGTTTTGTTATAAAAACGCTGTATTTTATTATTCATTTGGAGATTGTGCGTATATTTCAGGCAATGATACTACATTTAATTATGCACTTATAGAATCTTGTAGTGAAGATTTTTATAATGCATTGCTAGAACGAGGTTGGAGACGATTTGGAGAAGTCTTTTTTGCTCCATTTTGCGATTATTGTAATAAATGTGTTTCAATAAGACAGCTTGTAGATGAGTTTGTATTTTCTAAAAACAATAAACGCATTATGAGTAAAAATAAAATAATCGATGTTGTGCTTGGAATCCCCACTTATTCGCTTGAAAAACTAGAGCTTTATAATAAATATCATACTATTATGAATATCAAAAAAGGCTGGGAATATAATAATATAAATAGAGATAGATATTTACATATGTTTATAGATGGCAAAAATAGCTTTGGAAAAGAGATATGTTATTATCTCGATGGTAAATTAATAGGTGTTGCTTTTGTAGATATTTTAAAGACTACTTCATCTATGAGTGCTATATATTTCTTTTATGATCATAGTTATTCACATCTTTCACTTGGCACTTTTTCAATTTTAAAACAATTAGAAATTGCTAAAATGTTTAATATAAAATATTTTTATCCAGGATATTGGATAGAAAATCATCATTCTTTAGGATATAAAGAGCGATTTAGACCATTTGAATATTTAATAAATCGTCCAAATATTTATGAGATTCCTATATGGAAATTGCATACTAAAGGATAA
- the hemC gene encoding hydroxymethylbilane synthase: protein MNKIIIGTRGSLLALWQANFIKDELKRKFNLDSELKIIKTTGDRILDAPLAKIGGKGLFTKELEEMLLNKSITLAVHSLKDVPVVMHNDLLLAAITKREDAQDCFISYNFSNISNLPYNAKVGTTSLRRSMQLKYIREDLDTISLRGNVQTRLQKLKNNEFDAIILAKAGLNRLNIDTKDINFINPLDISFMIPAMGQGALGIECRKDCEILPYLQKLNDEISSIECGFEREFIRLLDGGCQVPIGVHAKYKDSKIVMNAIIGLPNGTEIIKDCVSGSKDSNLASELLKKVEAKGARDVLKRALDFI from the coding sequence ATGAATAAGATTATAATAGGAACTAGAGGTAGTTTATTGGCATTATGGCAAGCTAACTTTATAAAAGATGAGTTAAAAAGGAAATTTAATCTAGATTCTGAATTAAAAATCATTAAAACAACAGGTGATAGAATCTTAGATGCTCCACTTGCAAAAATCGGTGGAAAAGGTCTATTTACAAAAGAATTAGAAGAAATGCTACTTAATAAGTCTATCACATTAGCCGTTCATTCTCTAAAAGATGTTCCTGTTGTAATGCATAATGATTTATTACTTGCTGCAATAACAAAGCGAGAAGATGCGCAAGATTGTTTTATTAGCTACAATTTTAGCAATATTTCAAATCTCCCATATAATGCAAAAGTAGGCACTACTTCACTTAGACGCTCAATGCAATTAAAATATATAAGAGAAGATTTAGATACTATAAGCTTAAGAGGAAATGTCCAAACAAGACTTCAAAAACTAAAAAATAATGAATTTGATGCAATAATCCTTGCTAAAGCTGGTTTAAATCGATTAAATATAGATACAAAAGATATAAATTTTATAAATCCACTTGATATTTCGTTTATGATTCCTGCGATGGGACAAGGTGCTCTTGGAATAGAATGTAGAAAAGATTGCGAGATTCTACCATATTTACAAAAATTAAATGACGAGATAAGCAGTATTGAGTGTGGATTTGAAAGAGAGTTTATTAGATTGCTTGATGGCGGCTGTCAAGTACCAATTGGGGTGCATGCAAAATATAAGGATTCTAAGATTGTTATGAATGCTATTATTGGTTTGCCAAATGGAACAGAAATCATCAAAGATTGCGTAAGTGGTAGTAAAGATTCTAATCTAGCAAGTGAATTATTAAAAAAAGTAGAAGCAAAAGGTGCTAGAGATGTATTAAAAAGGGCTTTAGATTTTATATGA
- a CDS encoding bifunctional 2-polyprenyl-6-hydroxyphenol methylase/3-demethylubiquinol 3-O-methyltransferase UbiG, producing the protein MIIEKYNTINGHKVFNTQVRNEDYDFSGFVELFNNEEKHFWFITRKELIKKAMNKYINKNAKIIEVGAGTGNVTKYLIKDGYKNISVGEMHLNALDYAKGYGIEDRFCFDLLKSPFVDEFECICAFDVIEHIEDDNLAIKNLEKSTMGGGGLL; encoded by the coding sequence ATGATTATAGAAAAATACAACACAATAAATGGGCATAAGGTATTTAATACACAAGTGCGAAATGAAGATTATGATTTTAGCGGATTTGTAGAGCTATTTAATAATGAAGAAAAACACTTTTGGTTTATCACAAGAAAAGAATTGATTAAAAAAGCAATGAATAAATATATAAACAAAAATGCAAAGATTATTGAGGTAGGGGCTGGGACAGGAAATGTAACAAAATACCTAATCAAAGATGGATACAAAAATATAAGTGTTGGTGAGATGCATTTAAATGCTTTAGATTATGCTAAAGGCTATGGCATAGAAGATAGATTCTGTTTTGATTTATTAAAAAGTCCATTTGTAGATGAGTTTGAATGTATTTGTGCTTTTGATGTTATAGAACATATAGAAGATGATAATCTTGCTATAAAAAATTTAGAAAAATCCACAATGGGGGGGGGTGGCTTGTTATAA
- the nhaA gene encoding Na+/H+ antiporter NhaA, which produces MTESIQDISTTKYVKNKLQRALHTFINHESFGGVLLFLCIILAMVIANSKYHHIYFDFLELKFGGFIGQNFVGISILHFINDILMSLFFLMLGLEMKREILYGELAGFKKVSFSILGAIGGILIPILIYIYFNKGTESVNGFGVAMSTDTAFALGVLLFFGKRIPQILKIFLVTLAIFDDLGAILIIAFLYTNDISMFWIYTAAFITCILIYLNYRDTKYISSYILLGILLWIAVYNSGVHATIAGIVLAFCIPGRSNIRKKYFLNVVNILEEWKSATTLEGKKILYTKEDKQDNIFVAIYKGIIGFFTSNEYKKVDMEETSKQVYMLDVVAKYSRYAQNPLVKMEMFLQPICAYFIVPIFAFFNAGIRVDANMNFHIDGILYGTIIGLVVGKPLGIVIFTFLGEKLNIAIRPEGLSYKHIFAVGVISGIGFTMSMFVANLAYGSEEQIVLAKLSILIASSIAIFFGTIALLFSTKK; this is translated from the coding sequence ATGACTGAAAGCATTCAAGATATTAGCACGACAAAATATGTAAAAAATAAATTACAAAGAGCTTTGCATACATTTATCAATCATGAATCATTTGGTGGTGTATTATTATTTTTATGCATTATACTTGCTATGGTTATAGCAAACTCAAAATATCATCATATATATTTTGATTTTTTAGAACTCAAATTTGGTGGATTTATTGGACAAAATTTTGTTGGGATTAGTATTTTACATTTTATCAATGATATATTAATGTCATTATTCTTTCTTATGCTTGGGTTGGAGATGAAAAGAGAGATATTATATGGAGAGTTAGCTGGATTTAAAAAAGTCTCTTTTTCTATACTTGGAGCAATTGGTGGAATCTTAATTCCAATATTAATATATATTTATTTCAATAAGGGCACAGAATCTGTAAATGGTTTTGGTGTAGCAATGAGCACGGATACAGCATTTGCACTAGGTGTTTTGTTGTTTTTTGGAAAAAGGATTCCACAAATATTAAAAATATTTCTTGTTACATTAGCTATATTTGATGATTTAGGTGCAATTTTAATAATTGCATTTTTATATACCAATGATATTAGTATGTTTTGGATTTATACAGCTGCATTTATCACTTGTATTTTGATTTATTTAAATTATAGAGATACAAAATATATTTCAAGCTATATTTTACTTGGAATCTTACTTTGGATAGCAGTATATAATAGTGGAGTTCATGCTACTATAGCTGGCATTGTTCTTGCATTTTGTATTCCAGGTCGTTCTAATATAAGAAAAAAATATTTTCTTAATGTAGTAAATATATTAGAAGAGTGGAAGAGTGCAACCACATTAGAGGGTAAAAAAATCTTATATACAAAAGAAGATAAGCAAGATAATATATTTGTAGCAATCTATAAGGGTATTATCGGGTTTTTTACTTCAAATGAATATAAAAAAGTTGATATGGAAGAAACAAGTAAGCAGGTGTATATGCTTGATGTTGTAGCTAAATATTCTAGATATGCACAGAATCCTCTTGTAAAAATGGAGATGTTTTTACAACCAATTTGTGCATATTTTATCGTGCCAATTTTTGCATTTTTCAATGCTGGGATAAGAGTAGATGCTAATATGAATTTTCATATTGATGGTATTTTATATGGAACTATTATAGGTCTTGTTGTTGGAAAACCTCTTGGTATTGTTATTTTTACATTTTTGGGTGAGAAACTAAATATTGCAATTCGTCCTGAAGGTCTTTCATATAAACATATATTTGCAGTTGGTGTAATTTCTGGTATAGGCTTTACAATGTCTATGTTTGTTGCAAATCTTGCATATGGAAGTGAAGAACAAATAGTGCTTGCAAAATTATCAATTTTGATTGCTTCATCAATTGCTATTTTCTTTGGAACAATAGCCTTGCTATTTTCTACAAAAAAATAA
- a CDS encoding flavodoxin → MKTIGIFYGSTTGKTQEIAEAISSKLQNCELIDVAKAKKEDLAKFDNLILAASTYGDGELQTDWEDFAANLSEDDFAQKTIAIVGLGDQDSYGDTFCDSIFLLAELAKKATIIGKTKNENYDFQASKGLVGDEFLGLALDEENQSDLTSDRLNAWIDSIKDSFK, encoded by the coding sequence ATGAAAACAATTGGTATATTTTATGGAAGCACAACAGGAAAAACACAAGAAATAGCAGAAGCTATCTCATCAAAACTGCAAAATTGTGAATTAATTGATGTTGCAAAAGCAAAAAAAGAAGATTTAGCAAAATTTGACAATCTAATACTTGCTGCTTCAACTTATGGTGATGGTGAATTGCAAACTGATTGGGAAGATTTTGCTGCAAATTTAAGCGAAGATGATTTTGCTCAAAAAACTATAGCTATTGTTGGACTTGGAGATCAAGATTCTTATGGTGATACATTTTGCGATTCTATCTTTTTACTAGCAGAATTAGCAAAAAAAGCTACAATTATAGGCAAAACAAAAAATGAAAATTATGACTTTCAAGCATCAAAAGGGCTAGTTGGAGATGAGTTTTTAGGTCTTGCACTTGATGAAGAAAATCAAAGTGATTTAACAAGCGATAGATTAAATGCATGGATTGATAGCATAAAAGATAGCTTTAAATAA
- a CDS encoding TIGR00282 family metallophosphoesterase: protein MDTKLHIGIIGDIVGRAGRDMVIENLPYYKEKYNIDFVIANGENASGGFGLSKKNANELFSSGIDVISGGNHSFDKLEIIEFMDTMPILRPLNFPQNTPGSGIYYTKIKNKELAIINAMGHYGININLDNVYHKLEESIISLQKKNISNIIVDFHAEASSEKRIAFCLLRGRITALFGTHTHIGSDDLHIQNGSFYVSDIGLCGGYDGVIGMDYKVPLNKAMQGYGKGRFEVLENGNNIFQMIILELENGRCNNAFKIKKINDVELDSINAFNLES from the coding sequence TTGGACACTAAATTGCATATAGGAATTATTGGTGATATTGTAGGTAGAGCTGGTAGGGATATGGTCATAGAGAATCTACCATATTATAAAGAGAAATATAATATAGATTTTGTGATTGCAAATGGTGAAAATGCAAGTGGTGGCTTTGGGCTTAGTAAAAAAAATGCAAATGAATTATTTTCAAGTGGTATTGATGTCATTAGTGGTGGGAATCATTCATTTGATAAATTAGAAATTATAGAGTTTATGGATACTATGCCAATTTTACGTCCTTTAAATTTTCCACAAAATACTCCTGGAAGTGGAATCTACTATACAAAAATAAAAAATAAGGAATTAGCAATAATCAATGCTATGGGGCATTATGGAATAAATATCAATCTTGATAATGTATATCACAAGCTAGAAGAATCAATTATTTCTTTACAAAAGAAAAATATTTCTAATATTATTGTTGATTTTCATGCAGAAGCAAGTAGTGAAAAAAGAATAGCATTTTGTCTTTTAAGAGGTAGAATTACTGCATTATTTGGGACTCATACGCATATTGGCAGTGATGATTTGCATATCCAAAATGGCAGCTTTTATGTAAGTGATATTGGGCTTTGTGGTGGATATGATGGTGTTATTGGAATGGATTATAAAGTGCCACTAAATAAAGCAATGCAAGGCTATGGAAAAGGTAGATTTGAGGTTTTAGAAAATGGAAATAATATTTTTCAAATGATTATTTTAGAATTAGAAAATGGAAGATGTAATAATGCATTTAAGATTAAAAAGATTAATGATGTAGAGCTAGATAGTATAAATGCATTTAATCTAGAATCTTAA
- the mfd gene encoding transcription-repair coupling factor, which yields MLNSNFYRILSQKLNYKIFIFKDSTQTLEALEICKYKKLQDKSFPNAYVLSDFRAKRGDDLRSYSFELGELLLSLSKFYNDKNSILLAPLHSILYPLPAKNQLEPLALKLYESYNFLDLQDTLLNYGFEKQDLVHAPKEIAIHGDIIDIFPHNYENPIRISFFDNDIESIKYFDSISQMCFGDEIEEISIFPALFSLDSNAYINLDNSSKNSSYDAFIKDIISLGFWFIDEPLIINQYNSLMMPSAKAELETLKEIEFLNNIDFDSFELLDVCDIDEKYSDISLEINAIPKLFALHNDKKKILFSLNELLLDSLHLGDDVTIIKEPISINIITKDEIILSLNKIAKKKKKTYKTIHLNELNKGDYVVHKDYGIGIFNGIKQTTILGVTSDFIEVMYQNDDKLLLPTHNLNLVTKYIANTSSIPMLDRLGKCSFAKIKEKIRPKLLEIAKEIVEIAAKRELIKGKLIDTSKVELSVFQNCSNFELTIDQERSIQEIFSDLNSGKVMDRLLIGDVGFGKTEVAMNAIFACIKSEYQCALIVPTTLLSNQHFNTLCARFANFDIKIAKLDRFSKDKNRILAGLQSGEIDVVIGTHGLLNVSFKNLGLVVLDEEHKFGVKQKEKLKNMTQDVHVLSMSATPIPRTLNLALSKIKTQSELNTPPISRVPPKTFVKNYSDLLLQDAIKRELKRNGQIFYIHNNIASIDDRKNEILKLIPKLKIGILHSKIAQNVSEDIMIKFANGEFDMLLCTSIVESGIHLPNANTIIVDSADCFGMADLHQLRGRIGRGDKEGYCYFFVENKDSITNEAKKRLLSLESNSFLGAGGILSYADLELRGGGNILGEAQSGHIKNIGYSLYLQMLEESINILSGKELQNKQSVDIKLSVSAFLNPSIIPSDMIRLDLYRRLANVTSKEEIYDIEKEINDRFGNLDSFSLRFLQLMLIKFIANTLNIKTIMNYNQHITIIYSDTQKIKFDAKELDDSSILESTLEYLRDKESKIGH from the coding sequence TTGCTTAATTCGAATTTTTATAGAATCTTAAGTCAAAAATTAAATTACAAGATATTTATTTTCAAAGATTCTACTCAAACTTTAGAAGCATTAGAGATTTGTAAATACAAAAAACTTCAAGATAAATCATTTCCAAATGCTTATGTCCTTAGTGATTTTAGAGCAAAAAGAGGCGATGATTTGCGAAGCTATTCTTTTGAGCTTGGTGAGTTGTTGCTTTCATTATCAAAGTTTTATAATGATAAAAATTCTATACTTTTAGCACCTTTGCATTCGATTTTATACCCACTTCCTGCAAAAAATCAATTAGAGCCTTTGGCATTAAAACTATATGAGAGTTATAATTTTTTAGATTTGCAAGATACACTTTTAAACTATGGATTTGAAAAACAGGATTTAGTCCATGCACCAAAAGAGATAGCAATACATGGCGATATAATAGATATTTTCCCACATAATTATGAAAACCCAATTAGAATCTCATTTTTTGATAATGATATTGAGAGTATTAAATATTTTGATTCTATCTCTCAAATGTGCTTTGGAGATGAAATAGAAGAAATTAGTATATTTCCTGCGCTTTTTAGTTTAGATTCTAATGCTTATATAAATCTTGATAATTCTAGTAAAAATAGTAGCTATGATGCTTTTATAAAAGATATTATTAGTCTTGGATTCTGGTTTATTGATGAACCTTTGATTATAAATCAATATAATAGTCTTATGATGCCAAGTGCAAAAGCAGAGCTAGAAACTCTAAAAGAAATCGAATTTTTAAATAATATTGATTTTGATAGTTTTGAACTTCTTGATGTTTGTGATATAGATGAAAAATATAGTGATATATCCTTAGAAATCAATGCTATTCCAAAATTATTTGCTCTTCATAATGATAAGAAAAAGATTCTATTTAGTTTAAATGAGCTTTTATTGGATTCATTGCATTTAGGAGATGATGTAACAATCATAAAAGAGCCAATATCAATAAATATCATTACAAAAGATGAGATTATTCTTTCTTTAAACAAGATAGCAAAAAAGAAGAAAAAAACATACAAAACAATTCATCTAAATGAATTAAATAAAGGCGATTATGTAGTCCATAAAGATTATGGTATCGGTATTTTTAATGGCATTAAGCAAACTACTATTTTAGGTGTTACAAGTGATTTTATAGAAGTAATGTATCAAAATGATGATAAATTATTACTTCCTACACACAATTTAAATCTAGTAACAAAATATATAGCAAATACTTCTAGTATTCCTATGTTAGATAGACTTGGAAAATGTTCATTTGCAAAGATTAAAGAAAAAATTAGACCAAAATTATTAGAAATTGCAAAAGAGATAGTAGAGATTGCAGCAAAAAGAGAGCTTATCAAAGGTAAATTAATAGATACTAGCAAGGTTGAGCTAAGTGTTTTTCAAAATTGTAGTAATTTTGAGCTTACAATCGATCAAGAGCGAAGCATTCAAGAAATCTTTAGTGATTTAAATAGTGGCAAGGTTATGGATAGATTGCTTATTGGTGATGTTGGTTTTGGAAAAACTGAAGTTGCTATGAATGCTATATTTGCTTGTATAAAAAGTGAATATCAATGTGCTTTAATAGTGCCAACCACACTTTTATCAAATCAACATTTCAATACTCTTTGTGCTAGATTTGCAAATTTTGATATAAAAATTGCAAAATTAGATAGATTTAGCAAGGATAAAAATAGAATTTTAGCAGGCTTGCAAAGTGGCGAAATTGATGTAGTAATCGGCACTCATGGATTATTAAATGTAAGTTTTAAGAATCTTGGACTTGTTGTTCTTGATGAAGAGCATAAATTTGGTGTAAAACAAAAAGAAAAGCTAAAAAATATGACACAAGATGTGCATGTTTTATCAATGTCTGCTACGCCAATTCCAAGAACTCTAAATCTTGCTTTATCAAAAATCAAAACACAAAGTGAGTTGAATACGCCTCCAATTAGCAGAGTTCCACCAAAAACATTTGTAAAAAATTATAGTGATTTATTGTTACAAGATGCAATAAAACGAGAATTAAAGCGAAATGGACAAATATTTTATATCCACAATAATATAGCAAGCATTGATGATAGAAAAAATGAAATACTAAAGCTTATTCCAAAGCTAAAGATTGGAATCCTTCATTCTAAAATAGCACAAAATGTTAGCGAAGATATTATGATTAAATTTGCAAATGGGGAATTTGATATGCTGCTATGCACTTCGATTGTAGAATCTGGAATCCACCTTCCAAATGCAAATACTATTATCGTAGATTCTGCGGATTGTTTTGGTATGGCAGATTTGCATCAGCTAAGAGGACGAATAGGTAGAGGTGATAAAGAGGGATATTGTTATTTCTTTGTAGAAAATAAAGATTCTATAACAAATGAGGCAAAAAAGAGACTTTTATCTTTAGAATCTAATTCATTTTTGGGTGCTGGTGGGATTCTATCTTATGCAGATTTAGAACTTAGAGGCGGTGGAAATATCCTTGGTGAGGCACAAAGTGGGCATATAAAAAATATCGGTTATAGCTTGTATTTACAGATGTTAGAAGAAAGTATAAATATATTAAGTGGTAAAGAATTGCAAAATAAGCAGAGTGTTGATATCAAGCTAAGTGTAAGTGCATTTTTAAATCCAAGTATTATTCCTTCAGATATGATTAGACTTGATTTATATCGCAGACTTGCTAATGTAACCTCAAAAGAAGAAATATATGATATTGAAAAAGAAATAAACGATAGATTTGGGAATCTAGATAGTTTTAGCCTTAGATTCTTGCAATTAATGCTTATAAAATTTATTGCAAATACACTAAATATAAAAACAATAATGAATTATAATCAGCATATAACTATTATTTATAGTGATACACAAAAGATAAAATTTGATGCAAAAGAGCTAGATGATAGCAGTATCTTAGAATCTACATTAGAATATTTAAGAGATAAAGAGAGCAAAATTGGACACTAA
- a CDS encoding polymer-forming cytoskeletal protein, translating into MAIFTNDNKQFDAPNSNGATIIAAKTKFKGELNIECHIHIDGEFEGNINSTNTVLVGKSGVVNGDIMAQRVIVSGNFSGSIDSECIEIMPNGRVEGIIVCNELYIEKKGIFIGESKIKSKMQDSKIDDITKNKD; encoded by the coding sequence ATGGCAATCTTTACTAATGACAATAAACAATTTGATGCTCCAAATTCCAACGGAGCAACGATTATCGCAGCAAAAACAAAATTTAAAGGAGAGCTAAATATTGAATGTCATATTCATATAGATGGTGAATTTGAAGGTAATATCAATTCTACAAATACAGTTTTAGTAGGCAAAAGTGGAGTTGTAAATGGCGATATAATGGCTCAAAGAGTGATTGTAAGCGGTAATTTTTCAGGAAGTATAGATTCTGAATGTATAGAAATTATGCCTAATGGCAGAGTAGAAGGGATTATTGTTTGCAATGAATTATATATAGAGAAAAAAGGTATTTTTATAGGTGAGAGTAAAATAAAATCAAAAATGCAAGATTCTAAGATAGATGATATAACAAAAAATAAAGATTAA
- a CDS encoding M23 family metallopeptidase yields the protein MNSENRLILMISSPYGARYYNVNLIFKHIIIYFFTFIGSIVFFILIALHTLASEINNIENKYKYIEDSYQTLLDKNLSLLGQISAKKEEFLLIADKIEDLEGIIGVVNDNPNYGLQNRVEAASITGLQKIFIMKFVPNGLPLDSYKRISSGYGYRIHPLNGSREFHAGIDFSSNLDTPVYATADGVVDFAKDGWNGGYGTLVKIDHSFGFKTYYAHLHSFAVKRGQFVKKGQLIAYVGNTGVSTGAHLHYEVRFLGSHINPKHFTEWDMSNFDKIFNKEKNVAWQSLLMTINNLMLQIPTEQRLSQQKQNLKES from the coding sequence ATGAATAGTGAAAATAGATTGATACTTATGATTTCTAGCCCATATGGTGCGAGATATTATAATGTGAATCTAATTTTTAAACATATTATTATTTATTTTTTTACTTTTATTGGCTCTATTGTATTTTTTATTTTGATAGCACTGCATACATTAGCATCAGAGATTAATAATATTGAAAATAAATATAAATATATAGAGGATAGCTATCAAACATTATTGGATAAGAATCTAAGTTTATTAGGACAAATTTCTGCTAAAAAAGAAGAGTTTTTGTTAATTGCAGATAAAATTGAGGATTTAGAAGGCATTATTGGTGTTGTTAATGACAATCCTAATTATGGTTTGCAAAATAGAGTCGAGGCTGCTAGTATTACAGGACTGCAAAAAATATTTATTATGAAATTTGTCCCAAATGGTCTTCCATTGGATAGCTATAAGAGGATTTCATCTGGATATGGTTATAGGATTCATCCATTGAATGGCTCAAGAGAATTTCATGCAGGAATTGATTTTTCATCAAATCTTGATACACCAGTTTATGCAACAGCAGATGGAGTTGTTGATTTTGCTAAAGATGGTTGGAATGGAGGATATGGTACACTAGTAAAAATAGATCATTCATTTGGTTTTAAAACATATTACGCACACTTACACTCTTTTGCTGTCAAAAGAGGGCAGTTTGTCAAAAAAGGACAGTTAATCGCCTATGTTGGTAATACAGGAGTAAGTACTGGGGCTCATTTACATTATGAAGTGAGATTTTTAGGAAGCCATATTAATCCTAAGCATTTTACAGAATGGGATATGAGTAATTTTGATAAAATTTTTAATAAGGAGAAAAATGTAGCATGGCAATCTTTACTAATGACAATAAACAATTTGATGCTCCAAATTCCAACGGAGCAACGATTATCGCAGCAAAAACAAAATTTAAAGGAGAGCTAA